A single genomic interval of Cellulosilyticum sp. I15G10I2 harbors:
- a CDS encoding polysaccharide deacetylase family protein, protein MQILTLTQKTAPTFNIAPVFTTSSDLAEKPPVSDSSKLHTKVVIASPDSDLETIITPLMTLSPSYEAIMLSVIPDAALSEEAYSALCADLNNLIEEKAISNIYLIAYPKDLKNLPLYENETISGIGIVIKKAEDLNQLHTFYHAPKRTKPLFIEDNIQAQHLYDVAIGIKTVYKLYYALAVKYPQVDTLLRPQGQNTAHAQYNRAYDNVLSKIQGTYAPIGQSTKLSGTHHLILWDDQDFFKDTAYVQYKWNDNHTDQSVHYPYPLTTDTTKLHDGINRLRVIGFDTANNVLWRKTMDVEVSNKLTPKRSLRVVTAYPKNQKPSYKGRYIPVLMYHSFAETVPKSSQSSYVTTKLFEQQLQALLKNNYTPVSFYDLHQYIEGKAGLPSKPIIITADDGYSNNYTHAYPLLKKYNIPATFFVSTAYVGINETTSQNTVHPHFSWEEALEMEKSGLIDIQIHGYDHTRFTKLSKEELAYQISISIGLIEKNLGKRDVVAAAYPEFKHNTSTVALLSKMGVHLQITDLARRGTVLQSTGIKRIHVSNTMSAAELISTLEYMTN, encoded by the coding sequence GTGCAAATACTCACCCTTACCCAGAAGACTGCTCCTACTTTTAACATAGCCCCGGTATTTACCACTAGCAGTGATTTAGCCGAAAAACCGCCAGTATCAGATAGTTCCAAGTTACATACTAAAGTTGTTATAGCCTCTCCTGATAGTGATTTAGAAACTATTATCACGCCACTCATGACCCTAAGTCCCTCATACGAGGCGATTATGCTTTCTGTTATCCCGGATGCTGCTTTATCAGAAGAAGCCTATAGTGCACTTTGTGCTGATTTAAATAACTTAATTGAAGAAAAAGCTATCTCAAATATTTATCTCATCGCTTATCCCAAAGATCTCAAAAACCTACCCCTCTACGAAAACGAGACTATCTCTGGTATAGGCATCGTCATTAAGAAGGCTGAGGATCTTAATCAATTACATACTTTTTATCACGCACCCAAAAGAACTAAACCCTTATTTATAGAAGATAATATCCAAGCCCAGCACCTCTATGATGTTGCTATAGGCATTAAAACCGTGTACAAGCTCTACTACGCCTTAGCCGTTAAATATCCTCAGGTTGATACACTACTGCGTCCCCAAGGGCAAAATACAGCGCATGCACAATATAACCGCGCCTATGACAATGTCCTGTCTAAAATACAAGGGACCTATGCCCCTATTGGTCAATCTACCAAACTCTCAGGCACCCATCATCTTATATTATGGGATGATCAGGATTTCTTTAAAGATACAGCTTATGTGCAGTATAAATGGAATGACAACCACACCGATCAAAGCGTGCATTACCCTTATCCCCTAACGACTGATACCACCAAGCTCCACGATGGGATAAACCGCCTCCGCGTAATCGGTTTTGACACTGCAAACAACGTACTCTGGCGTAAAACGATGGATGTGGAAGTCTCTAATAAGCTAACACCCAAAAGATCTCTACGAGTCGTAACGGCTTATCCTAAAAATCAAAAACCATCCTATAAGGGGCGTTACATCCCTGTACTGATGTATCACTCTTTTGCCGAAACGGTACCTAAATCTTCACAAAGCAGTTATGTAACCACCAAGTTATTTGAACAGCAGCTCCAGGCTCTTTTAAAAAATAATTATACCCCGGTTTCTTTTTATGATCTGCACCAATACATAGAAGGCAAAGCTGGACTTCCTAGTAAACCCATTATCATTACAGCAGATGATGGTTATTCAAATAACTACACCCACGCTTACCCCCTATTAAAAAAATATAATATACCCGCCACTTTTTTTGTATCCACAGCGTACGTAGGTATTAACGAAACCACCAGCCAAAACACAGTCCATCCCCATTTTAGCTGGGAAGAGGCTCTAGAGATGGAAAAAAGCGGCCTGATTGATATACAGATCCACGGCTATGACCATACCCGATTTACCAAGCTTTCTAAAGAGGAGCTCGCCTATCAAATCTCTATCTCCATAGGCTTAATCGAAAAAAATCTAGGCAAAAGGGATGTGGTAGCCGCAGCTTATCCAGAATTTAAGCACAATACTTCTACTGTAGCGCTTTTATCTAAAATGGGCGTCCACCTTCAGATCACTGATCTTGCAAGAAGGGGGACGGTTCTCCAAAGTACCGGTATTAAACGCATTCATGTGTCAAATACCATGAGCGCCGCAGAGTTGATAAGCACCCTCGAGTATATGACAAACTAA
- a CDS encoding TolC family protein → MSIKVKKHLKKMLVIGLSIVCLNALPIYATDARPVLTLEESIKSGTIYSNQIALNAQERDLLKERLKANQNNIYEVYQSIYLQKAKNENQAKVLKDQMTYDITNRYNAIVILEKELMHLEREIALKTKELMQMQARKEAGVITPVQYDSAAIELEDLKNSRQSKLEFLANEQSYFKLVTGKDLTKYILDDAFNYEIFRIPGSVDRYMDSKITEYLKYDQNLAQFAKDHIIIAGTPVVFYADYLDKKYTADKNLASLEDARKAMKDALMNSYSNLISLEEQISTLETKHQLVQKQAAIAKAHYEAGMSTALDYNKQILSLEAIELNIRKLITNYNVLKEVIQKPWMAME, encoded by the coding sequence ATGAGTATAAAAGTGAAAAAACATTTAAAGAAAATGTTAGTTATTGGACTCAGCATAGTTTGCTTAAATGCATTGCCAATTTATGCGACTGACGCAAGACCAGTGCTTACTTTAGAAGAGTCTATTAAGTCGGGAACTATTTATAGTAACCAAATTGCGCTTAATGCTCAGGAAAGAGATTTGCTAAAAGAAAGGCTTAAAGCGAACCAAAATAATATTTATGAGGTTTATCAAAGTATCTATTTGCAAAAAGCTAAAAATGAAAATCAAGCAAAAGTTTTAAAAGACCAGATGACGTATGATATTACAAACCGCTACAATGCGATTGTAATTCTTGAAAAAGAATTGATGCATTTAGAGCGTGAGATTGCTCTAAAAACAAAAGAGCTTATGCAGATGCAGGCTAGAAAAGAAGCGGGAGTTATTACACCTGTTCAGTATGACAGTGCAGCTATCGAACTCGAGGATCTTAAAAACAGCAGACAATCTAAGTTAGAATTCCTTGCGAATGAGCAAAGTTATTTTAAACTTGTTACAGGTAAAGATTTAACCAAATACATACTAGATGATGCTTTTAACTATGAGATATTTCGTATTCCAGGGAGTGTAGATCGCTATATGGATAGTAAAATTACCGAGTATTTAAAATATGATCAGAATTTGGCGCAGTTTGCAAAAGATCATATTATTATAGCAGGAACTCCAGTGGTCTTTTATGCAGATTACTTAGATAAAAAGTATACGGCAGATAAAAATTTAGCTTCTCTGGAAGATGCCAGAAAAGCTATGAAAGATGCACTGATGAATAGTTATTCAAACCTTATCAGTTTGGAAGAACAAATCAGTACACTAGAGACGAAACATCAATTGGTACAAAAACAGGCAGCTATAGCAAAGGCTCATTATGAAGCGGGTATGAGTACTGCTCTTGATTATAATAAGCAAATTTTAAGTTTAGAGGCTATTGAGCTTAATATAAGAAAGCTTATTACCAACTATAATGTTTTAAAAGAAGTTATACAGAAGCCTTGGATGGCTATGGAGTAG
- a CDS encoding efflux RND transporter permease subunit, translated as MFKNMIKLPIRNKTVTIFSMIMIILFGFYSYYTIPKQEYPEFPAPFAMITVIYPGASAEEVEVLVTKKLEEKLVELRNYDYTTSTTLNSAAAIILVLDANISQAELDQTWNELYRMMEDVKRHLPAGVAEISIDTNLLETSGILIGLSGDHYSYEQLVAYGERLKNNLTGLGGINRFEIIGEQEKELKIEVDLQKLDLYNLSISQITNILASQNIQLPSGSIQDDTMKFHINQKGLFKSLEEIENTILYIREDNIIVRLKDIAQVYMGLKDSNYKIRNNGESGILLVGYFKGDVNVVTAGKDVRKALEDFKKQLPEDISIDEIVYQPEEVGKSVNDFVKNLIGGIFIVILVVMLGMGIRNATTVSFAIPLSMFITFITMGLLGIKIHMITITGLIMALGMLVDNAIVVSDSIQNKIDEDIDQLMACVEGTKEVAIPVLSSTLTTIAAFSPLLFLPVSVGAFLGGIPQMIIISLIASYGIAIFITPLMAYLFFRKSKSNRKKDGKIKGMFEKLLVLGMKYKARTLLGSFITLILSLTLVSTLPQELFPASDKDMIYIDIQTEYLSNLDKTDDLVKEIEAVLREQPEITSYTSSIGGGLPKFDLSIIPQSNAPNSAQIVMRVNLLKGEAFKTNEELVRHLQDIYDKRIVGANVIVKELEMEGSFGAPIQIRIKGNEIEDIIEAKEKIKEALINIEGTTNVRDDLPLLDYQFSMTIDGNRSLAYGLTKQEIQNEVNMALMGRRASVFREEGEEFDILVKGNISRLEELENLKIKSTATGLQVLLKDVANVNFEPVVGQINRYKGERAIAVQGNIAEGYNAIEVQTILEEKIKDIDFPNVTIVPEGEKAEMEGDLGNMGISAIFALFLLFIILMIQFNSVIQPGIILASIPLSLIGSMVALVVLRQPLSLFSILGVVSLMGVVINNAIILIDYINAQRKAGMPIEEACSKAVSERFRPVILSTTTTVFGLFPLAFFGNDLFRPMAVAFVGGLMVATLLTLVIIPVLYSLIEGKIEAVKRRRDEKKLNVNI; from the coding sequence TTGTTTAAGAATATGATTAAACTACCCATAAGAAATAAAACAGTTACTATATTTTCAATGATTATGATCATCCTATTTGGGTTTTATAGCTACTATACTATTCCAAAGCAAGAATACCCTGAATTTCCTGCCCCTTTTGCCATGATAACAGTGATCTACCCCGGAGCTTCAGCAGAGGAGGTAGAAGTCTTAGTAACCAAAAAGCTAGAGGAAAAGCTTGTAGAATTAAGAAATTATGACTACACCACTTCTACTACACTAAACAGTGCAGCAGCGATTATTCTTGTGTTAGATGCGAACATTTCTCAAGCTGAGCTAGATCAAACCTGGAATGAATTATATCGCATGATGGAGGATGTGAAAAGACATCTGCCAGCAGGAGTAGCTGAGATAAGTATTGATACGAATTTACTAGAGACTTCAGGGATATTGATTGGCCTATCCGGTGATCATTACAGCTATGAGCAGTTGGTGGCCTATGGAGAAAGGTTGAAAAATAACCTTACTGGTCTAGGGGGAATTAATAGATTTGAAATTATTGGGGAGCAAGAAAAAGAATTGAAGATAGAGGTAGATCTTCAAAAGTTAGATTTATATAACTTATCTATTAGTCAAATTACTAATATCTTGGCCTCACAAAATATACAATTGCCTTCGGGAAGCATACAGGATGATACGATGAAATTTCATATCAATCAAAAGGGATTATTTAAGTCTTTAGAGGAAATAGAAAATACTATTTTATACATAAGGGAAGACAATATAATTGTACGATTGAAGGATATAGCTCAGGTATATATGGGGTTGAAGGACTCAAATTATAAGATAAGAAACAATGGAGAAAGCGGAATATTACTCGTGGGATATTTTAAAGGAGATGTGAATGTAGTAACGGCAGGTAAAGACGTGAGAAAAGCATTAGAGGATTTCAAAAAACAACTGCCAGAGGATATAAGTATTGATGAGATTGTTTATCAGCCAGAGGAGGTTGGAAAATCTGTTAATGATTTTGTTAAAAACCTTATAGGCGGCATATTCATTGTTATTCTTGTGGTTATGTTGGGAATGGGAATAAGAAATGCTACAACAGTTTCCTTTGCCATACCCTTATCGATGTTTATTACCTTTATTACGATGGGTCTTTTGGGGATTAAGATCCACATGATTACTATAACAGGCCTTATTATGGCACTGGGGATGCTGGTGGATAATGCCATTGTTGTGAGTGATTCCATTCAAAATAAAATTGATGAAGATATAGATCAGCTAATGGCTTGTGTAGAAGGAACAAAAGAGGTTGCTATACCAGTATTATCCTCTACCCTTACAACCATTGCAGCCTTCTCGCCTTTACTATTTTTACCTGTGTCGGTAGGAGCCTTCTTAGGAGGTATACCTCAGATGATTATTATATCATTGATTGCCTCCTATGGCATTGCAATTTTTATAACCCCCCTAATGGCTTATTTATTCTTTAGAAAAAGTAAGAGTAATAGAAAAAAAGATGGCAAGATTAAAGGGATGTTTGAAAAGTTATTGGTTTTAGGGATGAAGTATAAGGCTCGGACTCTTCTTGGTTCTTTTATTACCTTAATTCTATCATTAACCTTAGTTAGTACCTTACCCCAGGAGCTTTTTCCAGCATCAGATAAGGATATGATTTATATTGATATACAAACAGAATACCTTAGTAATCTAGATAAGACGGATGATTTAGTAAAGGAAATTGAAGCTGTACTACGGGAACAACCAGAAATCACCTCCTATACATCTTCTATAGGTGGAGGTCTTCCTAAGTTTGATTTATCTATTATACCTCAATCCAATGCTCCTAATTCAGCACAGATTGTAATGCGGGTCAATTTATTAAAGGGAGAAGCATTTAAGACTAATGAAGAGCTAGTAAGACATCTTCAGGATATATATGATAAAAGAATTGTAGGGGCAAATGTTATTGTAAAAGAACTGGAGATGGAAGGCAGTTTTGGAGCACCGATTCAAATTAGAATTAAAGGAAATGAAATAGAAGACATTATTGAAGCAAAGGAAAAAATTAAAGAAGCCCTCATAAATATAGAGGGGACTACCAATGTAAGGGATGATTTACCCTTATTAGATTACCAATTTAGTATGACGATAGATGGAAATAGATCCCTAGCCTATGGACTTACAAAGCAGGAGATACAAAATGAAGTAAATATGGCTCTAATGGGAAGAAGAGCCTCTGTATTTAGGGAAGAAGGAGAAGAATTTGATATTCTAGTAAAGGGAAACATATCGAGACTTGAAGAACTTGAAAATTTGAAGATTAAATCTACAGCTACAGGATTACAGGTGCTATTAAAGGATGTGGCCAATGTAAACTTTGAGCCTGTTGTTGGACAGATTAACCGATATAAAGGAGAGCGGGCTATAGCAGTACAGGGAAATATTGCTGAAGGATATAATGCAATTGAAGTACAAACAATATTGGAAGAAAAGATTAAGGATATAGATTTTCCTAATGTTACCATTGTCCCGGAAGGTGAAAAAGCCGAGATGGAGGGAGATTTAGGGAATATGGGGATATCAGCAATATTTGCATTATTTTTGCTCTTTATCATTCTTATGATCCAGTTCAATTCTGTAATTCAACCGGGGATTATATTAGCTTCAATTCCTTTATCACTTATAGGCTCTATGGTGGCTCTAGTAGTATTAAGACAGCCCCTATCCCTATTTAGTATATTGGGAGTAGTCAGTTTAATGGGGGTTGTTATTAATAATGCCATCATCCTAATAGACTATATAAACGCTCAAAGAAAAGCTGGCATGCCTATAGAGGAGGCTTGTAGTAAAGCTGTAAGTGAAAGATTTAGACCAGTCATTTTAAGTACCACCACCACAGTCTTTGGCTTATTTCCATTAGCCTTCTTTGGCAATGACTTATTTAGACCCATGGCAGTAGCTTTCGTGGGAGGACTTATGGTTGCTACCCTATTAACTTTAGTAATCATTCCAGTACTATATAGTCTAATAGAAGGAAAAATAGAAGCAGTTAAAAGAAGAAGGGATGAGAAAAAATTAAATGTAAATATATAA
- a CDS encoding efflux RND transporter periplasmic adaptor subunit, with protein MKKLTALMILGLIVLPGCQTQAEIEVVGKNVRIVGAKTHKYPLTLEYMGIVDTEDTRSSAFKTGGKIEEIYIKQGQQINKGDKLIRLNEEDLRSTVSVAKAQYEMAQTQYNMVMKGATEEEINQAKISVEMAERNLENTKELYGKYQELLEVEAVSPQQLQEIKLKLDLEEKQLISAKESYNRIFKGARDEELQILKNQIDIAYASYQQSQDLLEDSILRSDIDGVVLQIEVKEGDYVSAGVPVIIIKGERTTVTVGVSNEDASKITLGMDVAVRHQNNAVKGIVETVSSIPKSQSSLYEVKIDLEPNTIPIGSLVNIDFILGEEEGVFLPMNSLLNEGVDFVYIVQDERAVMQEVLLGEVFGNEIKVLEGINPGDKVIVEGMRSVKNNDQVEIKE; from the coding sequence ATGAAAAAATTAACTGCATTAATGATTTTAGGCTTAATAGTACTACCGGGTTGTCAAACTCAAGCGGAAATTGAAGTAGTAGGAAAAAATGTGAGGATAGTAGGGGCTAAAACCCATAAATATCCCCTAACTCTAGAGTATATGGGGATTGTGGATACTGAGGATACAAGGTCATCTGCTTTTAAAACAGGAGGAAAAATAGAAGAGATATACATAAAACAAGGGCAACAGATTAATAAGGGAGATAAATTAATTCGATTGAATGAAGAGGATTTAAGATCAACAGTAAGTGTAGCTAAGGCCCAGTATGAAATGGCACAAACTCAATATAATATGGTAATGAAGGGGGCCACAGAGGAGGAAATAAATCAAGCAAAGATTAGTGTAGAAATGGCAGAAAGAAATTTAGAAAATACTAAGGAGCTATATGGAAAGTATCAAGAATTATTAGAAGTGGAAGCTGTATCTCCCCAACAGCTACAAGAAATTAAGCTTAAACTTGATTTAGAAGAAAAGCAGCTTATTAGTGCCAAAGAATCCTATAATCGCATATTTAAAGGAGCAAGGGATGAGGAACTTCAAATATTAAAGAATCAAATAGATATTGCCTATGCTTCCTATCAACAAAGTCAAGACCTACTTGAAGACAGCATCCTTAGAAGTGATATAGATGGTGTAGTTTTGCAGATAGAGGTTAAAGAGGGAGATTATGTATCTGCAGGGGTACCAGTTATTATTATAAAGGGAGAACGAACTACAGTAACGGTAGGAGTTAGTAATGAAGATGCAAGTAAAATAACTTTAGGAATGGATGTGGCCGTGAGACACCAAAACAATGCGGTTAAGGGAATTGTAGAAACCGTATCCTCTATTCCTAAAAGTCAAAGTAGTCTTTATGAAGTAAAAATAGACTTAGAGCCAAATACAATCCCCATAGGATCTTTAGTGAATATTGACTTTATCTTAGGGGAAGAGGAGGGGGTATTTCTTCCAATGAATAGTCTTTTAAATGAAGGCGTTGACTTTGTATATATTGTTCAAGATGAAAGGGCTGTAATGCAGGAAGTCCTCTTAGGTGAAGTCTTTGGAAATGAAATAAAGGTACTGGAGGGAATTAATCCAGGAGATAAAGTAATTGTAGAAGGCATGAGGAGTGTAAAAAATAACGATCAAGTAGAGATTAAAGAGTAG
- a CDS encoding TetR/AcrR family transcriptional regulator: MTDTRERIVEIAFKLFMQKSFKEVTIKEIVEKTGMSQGAFFHYFKTKEALFLEVIENALSTVDDYYDYLTKDSLQQFYRQYIHTFLDNFLPEFISTEDGNSVMNYFSLYFEAAKIFPDFKQKISHIQEIEFNNWKSVVSKARANGEISTVMKDEDIVKMFITAGDGLALHSIYMGDSNGDAKNNWMALWDSFYEVLKSKN, from the coding sequence GTGACTGATACAAGAGAACGTATAGTAGAAATCGCCTTTAAGCTTTTTATGCAAAAGAGCTTTAAGGAAGTTACTATAAAAGAGATAGTTGAGAAAACTGGAATGTCTCAGGGGGCTTTTTTTCATTATTTCAAAACAAAAGAAGCTTTATTTTTAGAAGTGATTGAAAATGCCTTATCCACCGTTGATGACTATTATGATTATCTTACCAAAGATTCGCTGCAGCAATTTTATAGACAATATATACACACTTTTTTAGATAACTTTTTGCCTGAATTCATTTCTACAGAAGATGGAAATTCAGTGATGAATTATTTTTCACTCTATTTTGAAGCAGCGAAAATTTTTCCTGATTTTAAACAAAAAATATCTCATATTCAAGAAATTGAATTTAATAATTGGAAGTCGGTAGTTTCGAAGGCAAGGGCTAATGGAGAAATCTCCACAGTTATGAAGGATGAAGATATAGTTAAGATGTTTATAACTGCAGGAGATGGATTAGCGCTGCATAGTATTTATATGGGGGATAGCAATGGAGATGCAAAAAATAATTGGATGGCTCTTTGGGATAGCTTTTATGAAGTGTTGAAAAGTAAAAACTAG
- a CDS encoding aldo/keto reductase, translated as MLYRDFGKTGLKTSLLGFGGFHLLEIPTSEAEYLLDTYLDAGGNYVETAASYGDGESELKVGRVMAAHRKQCILATKTGSRDSSGCMASLEQSLKNLKTDYIDLLIMHAVGTKEDLDKILSPNGALEAALKAKQQGKIGHIGISMHGQPDVLISALQQYPFDAVMTTINYYDRFNFPEIENELLPLASQKETAVILMKPIADGLLWRSAPAAFRYAISRPVSVVVTGINTREMLEEDLNYVRHFQPMSLEEEEALFKNAPELGNYVCRQCDKCMPCEAGIPIPEIFKYEGYYDRQMRDGTVRDAAEFALRDRLRFWFGNTDMAMAKYESLTIKADQCTQCGKCSSKCPYGIDIPRKLEIADYKLAGKKIY; from the coding sequence ATGTTATACAGAGATTTTGGCAAGACGGGACTTAAGACATCGCTGCTTGGCTTTGGAGGCTTTCATCTTCTTGAAATACCAACAAGCGAGGCCGAATATTTGCTGGATACATACCTAGATGCAGGGGGAAACTATGTTGAAACGGCAGCAAGCTATGGCGATGGTGAGTCTGAGCTTAAGGTTGGACGCGTTATGGCCGCGCACCGTAAGCAATGCATCTTAGCTACAAAAACGGGCAGCCGGGATAGTAGTGGCTGTATGGCGAGTTTAGAGCAAAGTCTTAAAAACTTAAAGACCGATTATATTGACCTACTTATCATGCACGCCGTGGGGACCAAAGAAGATCTAGATAAAATATTGAGTCCAAACGGCGCATTAGAGGCAGCGCTTAAGGCCAAACAGCAGGGCAAGATCGGTCATATAGGTATTTCTATGCACGGACAGCCGGATGTACTTATCTCAGCTTTACAGCAATATCCTTTTGATGCTGTGATGACGACTATCAACTATTACGACCGTTTTAACTTTCCAGAAATCGAAAACGAACTGCTTCCTCTTGCAAGTCAAAAAGAAACAGCTGTTATCCTTATGAAACCTATTGCAGATGGACTGCTTTGGCGCTCAGCCCCAGCAGCATTCAGATATGCGATAAGCCGACCGGTGTCAGTTGTGGTTACGGGTATTAATACTCGGGAAATGCTTGAAGAAGATTTAAACTATGTGCGTCACTTTCAGCCTATGTCCTTAGAGGAGGAAGAGGCGTTATTTAAAAATGCACCAGAACTTGGCAACTATGTATGTAGGCAATGCGATAAGTGTATGCCTTGTGAGGCGGGGATTCCTATTCCAGAAATATTCAAATATGAAGGCTATTATGACCGTCAGATGCGGGATGGTACGGTAAGGGATGCAGCGGAGTTTGCTCTGAGAGATCGTCTAAGATTCTGGTTTGGTAACACCGATATGGCGATGGCAAAGTATGAGTCATTAACTATTAAAGCAGATCAATGTACACAGTGCGGCAAGTGTAGCTCAAAATGTCCATACGGTATTGATATACCTCGGAAGCTAGAGATTGCAGACTATAAACTTGCAGGTAAGAAGATATATTAA
- a CDS encoding prenyltransferase, which yields MPIKISLIKDKQYYQKLIKDLWIAFRPRSLTLAIGSTTLGMIAAYREGMVLNTENLIKIILITIAGIFAQGGANLINDYFEGSFRYYRPSGRKVTFLGAERTYFDVFVFLWGMACFGGAALIGLYLIYVTNIQMLYIGLIGVVGAYAYTGEPFVYKRHGLGVPISFLLMGPLMLYGAYFPFTLTFSWYPILLGLPPTLFIPALMISNEMRDFTRDKRLSLGTLSVRMGSQWSKIVYRILVFGAFGLTALYILTGIYPWLSALVFMTLPIALKAHKCVTHFEGLGIPYTNNLHWTFNLIIILTLLVR from the coding sequence ATGCCAATCAAAATAAGTCTAATAAAAGACAAACAATACTATCAAAAACTCATCAAAGACCTCTGGATCGCCTTTAGACCAAGGTCTCTGACACTTGCTATAGGCTCAACTACCTTGGGGATGATTGCAGCTTATCGGGAAGGGATGGTATTAAATACAGAGAACCTCATAAAGATCATCCTCATAACTATCGCTGGTATTTTTGCCCAAGGCGGAGCCAATCTCATTAATGACTATTTTGAAGGCTCTTTTAGGTATTATCGTCCCTCAGGGAGAAAGGTGACATTCTTAGGAGCCGAAAGGACATATTTTGATGTCTTTGTATTTCTATGGGGAATGGCATGCTTTGGCGGGGCAGCGCTTATCGGGCTATACCTTATTTATGTGACCAATATACAGATGCTTTATATTGGATTAATCGGAGTTGTGGGGGCCTATGCCTATACAGGAGAACCATTTGTTTATAAAAGACATGGCTTAGGTGTGCCTATTTCATTTCTTCTTATGGGGCCATTGATGCTGTACGGTGCGTATTTTCCCTTTACGCTCACGTTTTCATGGTATCCTATTTTACTAGGACTTCCGCCCACACTTTTCATACCAGCGCTTATGATCAGTAATGAAATGAGAGATTTCACGAGAGACAAAAGACTAAGCCTTGGTACTTTAAGCGTAAGAATGGGCAGCCAGTGGAGCAAAATAGTATATCGCATTTTAGTATTTGGTGCCTTTGGACTCACGGCGCTTTATATTTTAACCGGCATCTATCCTTGGCTTTCGGCTTTAGTCTTTATGACTTTACCTATAGCCCTTAAAGCCCATAAGTGTGTTACCCATTTTGAAGGACTTGGGATACCTTATACCAATAATTTGCATTGGACTTTTAATTTAATTATTATTTTAACACTGCTTGTTAGATAG
- a CDS encoding ABC transporter substrate-binding protein yields MIKFKKILILSAMFSLIFTAGCASGSTPRNDANNPAALTETKNAASDEIVNEGNSAASSEEATLPALKIGLMPAVDSAPMFIAEKEGYFKALGLDVELIVFNNAQDRQSALQTHSIDGAMTDFIAVVTNVNGGFDLKATTMTSGKFPVLVKKGFEDKKDIKVGMMEVSVSNFLIDEWLGDKYNIEKVFINEIPARLEMIGSGNIDMGLFPEPMASMGALGGLEKVIYEPADGYCPDVMAFTGKALEEKAEAIRLFHEAYNQAIDTINEDENQAKDILIERLKLKEEVKEIMLLPSYTKASLPDAAYLLKIIDWVEEVLGKDITITPEDLVEGKFVA; encoded by the coding sequence ATGATTAAGTTTAAAAAAATATTAATACTTTCAGCAATGTTTAGTCTTATCTTTACTGCAGGCTGCGCCTCAGGGAGCACGCCAAGGAATGATGCAAATAATCCGGCAGCACTAACCGAGACAAAGAATGCCGCTTCTGATGAAATAGTTAACGAAGGAAACAGTGCGGCATCCAGCGAAGAGGCTACACTGCCTGCGTTAAAGATAGGCCTTATGCCTGCTGTGGATTCTGCGCCTATGTTTATCGCCGAAAAAGAAGGTTATTTTAAAGCACTAGGATTAGATGTTGAACTTATTGTTTTTAATAATGCTCAGGATAGACAAAGTGCCCTTCAGACTCATTCTATTGACGGGGCTATGACAGATTTTATTGCTGTCGTGACCAATGTAAATGGCGGTTTTGATCTTAAGGCTACTACAATGACTTCTGGCAAATTCCCTGTGCTTGTTAAAAAGGGCTTTGAGGATAAAAAGGATATCAAAGTAGGCATGATGGAAGTCAGCGTTTCTAATTTTCTGATCGATGAATGGTTAGGAGATAAATACAATATTGAAAAAGTATTTATTAATGAAATACCAGCAAGGCTTGAAATGATAGGAAGCGGCAATATAGATATGGGATTATTCCCAGAACCTATGGCTTCCATGGGCGCCCTTGGCGGTCTCGAAAAAGTAATCTATGAACCCGCAGATGGCTACTGCCCTGATGTCATGGCCTTTACTGGCAAAGCTCTAGAGGAAAAGGCTGAAGCTATTAGGTTATTCCACGAGGCTTATAACCAAGCTATAGATACAATCAATGAGGACGAAAACCAAGCCAAGGATATCCTTATAGAAAGACTTAAACTTAAAGAAGAAGTTAAAGAGATCATGCTACTTCCAAGTTATACCAAGGCTTCACTCCCTGATGCTGCCTATCTTCTAAAAATAATTGATTGGGTCGAAGAGGTGCTTGGCAAAGATATTACAATTACACCTGAAGATCTTGTTGAAGGGAAGTTTGTGGCGTAA